One genomic segment of Micromonospora sp. WMMC415 includes these proteins:
- a CDS encoding proteasome assembly chaperone family protein produces MLDPHELYELADDLPDLGQPVLIQALSGFVDAGNATRLAREQLLTSLDARPIARFDLDQLFDYRSRRPVMTFVEDHWESYDAPALELHLLHDDDETPFLLLTGPEPDLQWERFVAAVAGLAARLDVRLTVGLNAIPMAVPHTRPTGVTAHATRRNLIAGYEPWLQRVQVPGSVGHLLEYRLGEQGRDALGFAAHVPHYVAQTEYPAAAEVLLASVSRSTGLLLPRDGLRAAAEVVRVEIDRQVAQTEDAAALVRALEEQYDAFARGRGEKNLLAPEPGSLPTADELGAELERFLAEQSRPNDGPGS; encoded by the coding sequence GTGCTCGACCCACACGAGCTCTACGAACTCGCCGACGATCTGCCCGACCTCGGTCAGCCGGTCCTGATCCAGGCGCTGTCCGGCTTCGTCGACGCCGGCAACGCCACCCGGCTCGCCCGCGAGCAACTGCTCACGTCGCTCGACGCGCGGCCGATCGCCCGGTTCGACCTGGACCAGCTCTTCGACTACCGCTCACGCCGGCCGGTGATGACCTTCGTCGAGGACCACTGGGAGTCGTACGACGCGCCGGCGCTGGAGCTGCACCTGCTCCACGACGACGACGAGACCCCGTTCCTGCTGCTCACCGGCCCCGAGCCGGACCTGCAGTGGGAGCGGTTCGTGGCCGCCGTGGCCGGGCTCGCCGCGCGGCTGGACGTCCGGCTGACGGTCGGCCTGAACGCCATTCCGATGGCGGTCCCCCACACCCGCCCCACCGGTGTCACCGCGCACGCCACCCGGCGCAACCTCATCGCCGGCTACGAGCCGTGGCTCCAACGGGTGCAGGTGCCGGGCAGCGTGGGCCACCTGCTGGAGTACCGGCTCGGCGAGCAGGGCCGCGACGCGCTCGGCTTCGCCGCGCACGTGCCGCACTACGTGGCCCAGACCGAGTACCCGGCGGCCGCCGAGGTGCTCCTCGCCTCGGTCTCCCGCAGCACCGGGCTGCTCCTGCCCCGCGACGGCCTGCGGGCCGCCGCCGAGGTGGTCCGGGTCGAGATCGACCGGCAGGTCGCCCAGACCGAGGACGCCGCCGCGCTGGTCCGGGCCCTCGAGGAGCAGTACGACGCGTTCGCCCGCGGTCGCGGCGAGAAGAACCTGCTCGCCCCCGAGCCCGGCTCCCTGCCGACCGCCGACGAGCTCGGCGCCGAACTGGAACGCTTCCTGGCCGAGCAGTCCCGCCCCAACGACGGCCCCGGCAGCTGA
- a CDS encoding exodeoxyribonuclease III has translation MRLATWNVNSVKARLPRLLDWLAGTKPDVVCLQETKCPDGAFPVAEVGDLGYTAASHSDGRWNGVAILSRVGLADVTVGFPGEPGFPDPEARALSATCDGLRVWSVYVPNGRTPEDPHYAYKLAWLAALRDALEVELTGALPVAVCGDYNVAPTDADVWDPALFTHSTHVTPAERAALAALRDLGLSDVVPTPMKGPHPFTYWDYRAGMFHQNKGMRIDLVYASAPFARAVRSAYVDREARKGKGPSDHAPIVVDADLVPAVESF, from the coding sequence ATGCGCCTGGCGACGTGGAACGTCAACTCCGTGAAGGCCCGCCTGCCCCGCCTGCTCGACTGGCTGGCCGGCACGAAGCCCGACGTCGTCTGCCTTCAGGAGACGAAGTGCCCGGACGGGGCGTTCCCGGTGGCCGAGGTCGGCGACCTGGGCTACACGGCGGCCAGCCACAGCGACGGCCGGTGGAACGGTGTCGCCATCCTGTCCCGGGTCGGCCTGGCCGACGTGACCGTCGGGTTCCCCGGCGAGCCCGGCTTCCCCGACCCGGAGGCCCGTGCCCTCTCCGCCACCTGCGACGGGCTGCGGGTCTGGTCGGTGTACGTCCCCAACGGCCGCACGCCGGAGGACCCGCATTACGCGTACAAGCTGGCCTGGCTCGCGGCCCTGCGGGACGCGCTCGAGGTCGAGCTGACCGGGGCGCTGCCGGTGGCGGTCTGCGGTGACTACAACGTCGCCCCCACCGACGCGGACGTGTGGGACCCGGCGCTGTTCACCCACTCCACCCACGTCACGCCGGCCGAGCGGGCCGCCCTGGCGGCCCTGCGGGACCTGGGCCTCTCGGACGTGGTGCCGACCCCGATGAAGGGCCCCCACCCGTTCACGTACTGGGACTACCGGGCCGGGATGTTCCACCAGAACAAGGGCATGCGGATCGACCTGGTGTACGCCTCGGCGCCGTTCGCGCGCGCGGTCCGCTCGGCGTATGTGGACCGGGAGGCCCGCAAGGGCAAGGGCCCCTCCGACCACGCCCCGATCGTCGTCGACGCCGACCTGGTCCCGGCCGTCGAGTCGTTCTGA
- a CDS encoding antibiotic biosynthesis monooxygenase: MAVVKINAIDVPPGAGEELEKRFAARAGAVENSPGFLGFELLRPVAGENRYFVYTRWESEEAYQAWAAGPSRAAHATPPGEQPRKPVASGATLLEFEVVQSVPPRA; this comes from the coding sequence ATGGCAGTCGTGAAGATCAACGCAATCGACGTCCCGCCGGGAGCCGGCGAGGAGCTGGAGAAGCGTTTCGCCGCCCGGGCCGGTGCGGTGGAGAACTCCCCGGGCTTCCTCGGCTTCGAGCTGCTGCGCCCGGTGGCCGGCGAGAACCGGTACTTCGTCTACACGCGCTGGGAGAGCGAGGAGGCGTACCAGGCCTGGGCCGCCGGCCCCTCCCGCGCCGCCCACGCCACGCCCCCGGGTGAGCAGCCCCGCAAGCCGGTCGCCTCCGGCGCCACCCTGCTGGAGTTCGAGGTGGTCCAGTCCGTCCCACCCCGGGCCTGA
- a CDS encoding class F sortase: protein MASSSASRPAARTGRRSPWSVPLAVVLVLVGVFATGAGLGRTVGPLDWATTANADRPARGERGGLGASRPVRLAVPAIEVSAPVEPVGQARDGSIAVPPLERAEETGWYDRGPTPGEPGWAVIVGHVDTKRGPSVFHDLHKLRAGDTIEVTRADDSVVLFRVDSVEHFPKDQLPAERVYNDEGTPGLRLITCGGDWVGGRTGYADNVIAFATLVSSRTP from the coding sequence ATGGCATCCTCCTCCGCCTCCCGGCCGGCCGCCCGTACGGGCCGCCGGTCGCCGTGGTCGGTTCCGCTGGCCGTCGTGCTGGTGCTCGTCGGGGTCTTCGCGACCGGCGCCGGGCTCGGGCGCACCGTGGGGCCGCTGGACTGGGCCACCACGGCCAACGCCGACCGGCCGGCCCGTGGCGAGCGGGGTGGCCTGGGTGCGAGCCGCCCCGTCCGCCTGGCCGTACCCGCCATCGAGGTCTCGGCCCCGGTCGAGCCGGTGGGCCAGGCCCGGGACGGCTCGATCGCCGTACCGCCGTTGGAACGCGCCGAGGAGACCGGCTGGTACGACCGCGGCCCGACCCCGGGGGAGCCGGGCTGGGCGGTCATCGTCGGCCACGTGGACACCAAACGCGGCCCGTCGGTCTTCCACGACCTGCACAAGCTGCGCGCCGGGGACACGATCGAGGTGACCCGCGCCGACGACTCGGTGGTGCTGTTCCGGGTGGACTCGGTGGAGCACTTTCCGAAGGACCAGCTCCCCGCCGAACGGGTCTACAACGACGAGGGGACGCCCGGCCTGCGCCTGATCACCTGCGGCGGCGACTGGGTCGGTGGCCGCACCGGCTACGCCGACAACGTCATCGCCTTCGCCACCCTGGTCTCCTCCCGCACCCCGTGA
- the trmB gene encoding tRNA (guanosine(46)-N7)-methyltransferase TrmB, translating into MTATDFPATAAARSVRTFHPRRGRMTARQTAALERLWPVHGLAVPDVPGTPVDPAHLFPRRAPLVLEIGSGMGDTTAAMAAADPDRDYLAVEVHTPGIANLLDLVERHGLGNVRVARGDALDLVSGLPDASLDAVHVFFPDPWPKSRHHKRRIIQPAHVALLRSRLVAGGTLHCATDWAEYAEAMRETLDADPGLANTHDGFAPRPAHRPVTKFERRALTAGRPIADLIYRRR; encoded by the coding sequence GTGACCGCCACCGACTTTCCCGCCACCGCCGCCGCGCGGAGCGTCCGCACCTTCCACCCGCGTCGCGGCCGGATGACCGCCCGCCAGACCGCGGCGCTGGAGCGGCTCTGGCCGGTCCACGGCCTGGCCGTCCCGGACGTGCCCGGCACTCCGGTGGACCCGGCCCACCTGTTCCCCCGGCGGGCCCCGCTGGTGCTGGAGATCGGTTCCGGGATGGGCGACACCACCGCGGCGATGGCCGCCGCCGACCCGGATCGAGACTATCTGGCGGTCGAGGTGCACACGCCCGGAATCGCCAACCTCCTCGACCTGGTGGAACGGCACGGGCTGGGCAACGTCCGGGTGGCCCGGGGCGATGCGTTGGACCTGGTCAGCGGCCTGCCCGACGCGTCGCTGGACGCGGTGCACGTCTTCTTCCCGGACCCGTGGCCGAAGTCGCGGCACCACAAGCGGCGGATCATCCAGCCGGCCCACGTGGCGCTGCTCCGCTCCCGGCTCGTCGCCGGCGGGACGCTGCACTGCGCGACGGACTGGGCCGAGTACGCCGAGGCGATGCGGGAGACGCTGGACGCCGACCCGGGGCTGGCGAACACCCACGACGGGTTCGCCCCGCGCCCCGCGCACCGGCCGGTGACGAAGTTCGAACGCCGCGCCCTGACCGCCGGCCGCCCCATCGCCGACCTGATCTACCGCCGCCGGTGA
- a CDS encoding RNA helicase codes for MTLTAALPASADPDTLYDAFAGWAKERGLDLYPHQEEAVIEIVSGANVIMNTPTGSGKSLVAIAAHFAALADDRTTFYTAPIKALVSEKFFALCEVFGADNVGMLTGDASVNPDAPVICCTAEILANLALREGTRADVGQVIMDEFHFYSEPDRGWAWQVPLIELPQAQFVLMSATLGDTTRFVDDLTRRTGRPTAVVRSAERPVPLLFSYAMTPLHETLEELLETKQAPVYVVHFTQAAALERAQALMSVNVCTRAEKDMIAAAIGNFRFTSGFGRTLSRLVRHGIGVHHAGMLPKYRRLVETLAQAGLLKVICGTDTLGVGINVPIRTVLFTGLSKYDGVRTRLLKAREFHQIAGRAGRAGFDTLGRVVVQAPEHVIENEKALAKAGDDPKKRRKVVKKKPPEGSIGWGEPTFQRLVEAEPEPLTSSFQVSHSMLLNVIGRPGDAFAAMRHLLTDNHEDRAAQRRHIRRAIAIYRALRAGGVVEELPEPDEAGRRVRLTVDLQLDFALNQPLSPLALAAVELLDRESPSYALDVVSVIESILDDPRQVLSAQQFKARGEAVAAMKAEGIEYEARLELLDEVTWPKPLAELLEGAYEMYRQGHPWVADHQLSPKSVVRDMYERAMTFTEYVQFYGLSRSEGLVLRYLADAYKALRQTVPEDARTEELGDLIEWLGELVRQVDSSLIDEWERLRNPSDVEEVAAALDDRPAAVTRNLRAFRVLVRNALFRRVELAALRRWDLLGELDAGDGWDADAWADALEPYFEAYDSIGVGPDARGPALLMIEQGRSTWTVRQILDDPEGDHDWGISAEVDLAASDEAGAAVVRITAVGQL; via the coding sequence ATGACACTCACCGCCGCGCTGCCGGCCAGCGCCGACCCCGACACCCTCTACGACGCGTTCGCCGGCTGGGCGAAGGAGCGCGGCCTCGACCTCTACCCCCACCAGGAGGAGGCGGTCATCGAGATCGTCTCCGGCGCTAACGTGATCATGAACACGCCGACCGGCTCCGGGAAGAGCCTGGTCGCGATCGCGGCGCACTTCGCCGCCCTGGCCGACGACCGGACGACCTTCTACACCGCCCCGATCAAGGCCCTGGTGTCGGAGAAGTTCTTCGCCCTCTGCGAGGTGTTCGGCGCCGACAACGTCGGCATGCTCACCGGCGACGCCAGCGTCAACCCGGACGCCCCGGTGATCTGCTGCACGGCGGAGATCCTGGCCAACCTGGCGCTGCGCGAGGGCACCCGCGCCGACGTCGGCCAGGTGATCATGGACGAGTTCCACTTCTACAGCGAGCCGGACCGCGGCTGGGCGTGGCAGGTGCCGCTGATCGAGCTGCCGCAGGCGCAGTTCGTGCTGATGTCCGCGACGCTCGGCGACACCACCCGATTCGTCGACGACCTGACCCGGCGCACCGGCCGGCCGACCGCCGTCGTCCGCTCGGCCGAGCGGCCGGTCCCGCTCCTCTTCTCGTACGCGATGACGCCGCTGCACGAGACCCTGGAGGAGCTGCTGGAGACCAAGCAGGCCCCGGTGTACGTCGTGCACTTCACCCAGGCCGCCGCGTTGGAACGCGCGCAGGCGCTGATGAGCGTAAACGTCTGCACCCGCGCCGAGAAGGACATGATCGCGGCGGCGATCGGGAACTTCCGGTTCACCTCCGGCTTCGGCAGGACCCTGTCCCGGCTGGTGCGGCACGGCATCGGGGTGCACCACGCGGGCATGCTGCCCAAGTACCGCCGCCTCGTCGAGACGCTCGCCCAGGCCGGCCTGCTCAAGGTCATCTGCGGGACGGACACCCTCGGTGTCGGCATCAACGTGCCGATCCGCACCGTGCTGTTCACCGGCCTGTCGAAGTACGACGGGGTACGGACCCGACTGCTCAAGGCCCGCGAGTTCCACCAGATCGCCGGTCGCGCCGGGCGGGCCGGCTTCGACACCCTCGGCCGGGTGGTCGTCCAGGCGCCCGAGCACGTCATCGAGAACGAGAAGGCCCTCGCCAAGGCGGGCGACGACCCGAAGAAGCGCCGCAAGGTGGTCAAGAAGAAGCCGCCGGAGGGCTCGATCGGCTGGGGCGAACCGACGTTCCAGCGCCTGGTCGAGGCCGAGCCCGAGCCGCTGACCTCCAGCTTCCAGGTCAGCCACTCGATGCTGCTCAACGTCATCGGCCGGCCCGGCGACGCGTTCGCGGCGATGCGGCACCTGCTCACCGACAACCACGAGGACCGGGCCGCCCAGCGGCGGCACATCCGCCGGGCCATCGCCATCTACCGGGCCCTGCGCGCCGGTGGCGTGGTCGAGGAACTGCCCGAGCCGGACGAGGCCGGGCGGCGGGTCCGGCTCACCGTCGACCTCCAGCTCGACTTCGCGCTCAACCAGCCCCTGTCGCCGCTCGCCCTCGCGGCCGTCGAGCTGCTCGACCGTGAGTCCCCGTCCTACGCGTTGGACGTCGTCAGCGTGATCGAGTCGATCCTCGACGACCCCCGCCAGGTGCTCTCCGCGCAGCAGTTCAAGGCCCGCGGCGAGGCGGTCGCCGCGATGAAGGCCGAGGGCATCGAGTACGAGGCCCGCCTCGAACTGCTCGACGAGGTGACCTGGCCCAAGCCGCTCGCCGAACTGCTGGAGGGCGCGTACGAGATGTACCGGCAGGGCCATCCCTGGGTCGCCGACCACCAGCTCTCCCCCAAGTCCGTCGTCCGGGACATGTACGAGCGGGCGATGACCTTCACCGAGTACGTCCAGTTCTACGGGCTGTCCCGCTCCGAGGGCCTGGTGCTGCGGTACCTCGCCGACGCGTACAAGGCGCTGCGGCAGACCGTTCCCGAGGACGCCCGGACCGAGGAGTTGGGTGACCTCATCGAGTGGCTGGGCGAGCTGGTCCGCCAGGTCGACTCCAGCCTCATCGACGAGTGGGAGCGGCTGCGCAACCCGTCCGACGTCGAGGAGGTCGCCGCGGCGCTGGACGACCGGCCGGCGGCGGTGACCCGCAACCTGCGGGCGTTCCGGGTGCTGGTGCGCAACGCCCTGTTCCGCCGGGTGGAGCTGGCCGCCCTGCGCCGGTGGGATCTCCTCGGGGAGCTCGACGCCGGGGACGGCTGGGACGCCGACGCGTGGGCGGACGCGCTGGAGCCGTACTTCGAGGCGTACGACTCGATCGGGGTCGGGCCGGACGCGCGCGGGCCGGCGCTGCTGATGATCGAGCAGGGCCGCTCGACGTGGACGGTGCGGCAGATCCTCGACGACCCCGAGGGTGACCACGACTGGGGCATCAGCGCCGAGGTGGACCTCGCGGCCTCCGACGAGGCGGGCGCCGCGGTCGTCCGGATCACCGCGGTGGGACAGCTCTAG
- a CDS encoding ABC transporter substrate-binding protein: MRRLAAALTAALALGVGLTACGESDPVAGTATAETREITHAMGTTKVPAEPKRVVVLDTDKIDTALSLGVTPVGAATAGQAKSWPTYFGEEKLAGIKEVGVLTEPDLEAITALKPDLILGSKFRQEKFYDELAAIAPTVFTEKVGITWKENFLLDGKALGKEQQARDLLTTYETRAKEFGAKLGDAATRKVSIVRFMPTEIRVYGPDSFSGIVIGDTGLGRPERQQLTGKEDRRMDRVSPERIGEVDGDVIFVTAYGEKAAAEQAKVTGGALWKGLSAVKAGKAHVVSDEIWMTGIGVGAANKIIDDLAKYLAA, encoded by the coding sequence ATGCGTCGTCTCGCCGCCGCCCTCACCGCGGCGCTCGCCCTCGGCGTCGGTCTCACCGCCTGCGGTGAGAGCGACCCGGTCGCCGGCACCGCCACCGCGGAGACCCGGGAGATCACCCACGCGATGGGCACCACCAAGGTGCCCGCCGAGCCCAAGCGTGTCGTCGTGCTCGACACCGACAAGATCGACACTGCCCTGTCGCTCGGCGTCACGCCGGTCGGGGCCGCCACCGCCGGTCAGGCGAAGAGCTGGCCGACCTACTTCGGCGAGGAGAAGCTCGCCGGCATCAAGGAGGTCGGGGTGCTCACCGAGCCCGACCTGGAGGCGATCACCGCCCTGAAGCCGGACCTGATCCTCGGCAGCAAGTTCCGCCAGGAGAAGTTCTACGACGAGCTGGCCGCGATCGCGCCGACCGTCTTCACCGAGAAGGTCGGCATCACCTGGAAGGAGAACTTCCTCCTCGACGGCAAGGCGCTCGGCAAGGAGCAGCAGGCTCGTGACCTGCTCACGACGTACGAGACCCGGGCCAAGGAGTTCGGCGCCAAGCTCGGCGACGCCGCCACCCGCAAGGTCTCCATCGTCCGCTTCATGCCGACCGAGATCCGGGTGTACGGGCCGGACTCGTTCTCCGGCATCGTCATCGGCGACACCGGCCTCGGTCGTCCGGAGCGGCAGCAGCTCACCGGCAAGGAGGACCGGCGGATGGACCGGGTGAGCCCGGAGCGGATCGGGGAGGTCGACGGTGACGTCATCTTCGTGACCGCGTACGGCGAGAAGGCCGCCGCGGAGCAGGCCAAGGTGACCGGCGGCGCCCTCTGGAAGGGCCTGTCCGCGGTCAAGGCCGGCAAGGCGCACGTCGTCTCCGACGAGATCTGGATGACCGGCATCGGCGTCGGTGCCGCCAACAAGATCATCGACGACCTGGCGAAGTACCTGGCTGCCTGA
- a CDS encoding iron chelate uptake ABC transporter family permease subunit: MSATALPGRSLLKAGPVSVQIRRRAVLVAAVLVVLLLAAAVVSLSVGTPFVAAPDVLRAISGAGTPYDLVVLDLRLPRLVLAAVAGAAFGVAGTLIQSVARNPLASPDVIGITQGAGLAATVALTSGAAAVLVAPSALVGGLVAAGLLLVLGARHGLAAQRFVLAGVAVAFALRALTEVVLLTADPIDGLRAQIWLIGTLAGKGWTETVWITATLVALLPVLAWAGWALNSSALDDDTARGIGLRPVARRLGLAGTGVLVAAMVTAQVGAVDFVALVAPQLARRLVRAERPPLVCAALLGALLLVLADLVGRRLFAPTQLPAGVLTAAIGGPYLMFLLLRGRRRSS; encoded by the coding sequence GTGAGCGCCACCGCGCTGCCCGGGCGGTCACTCCTGAAGGCCGGGCCGGTCAGCGTGCAGATCCGCCGCCGGGCGGTGCTCGTCGCCGCCGTGCTCGTCGTGCTGCTGCTCGCCGCCGCCGTGGTCAGCCTCTCCGTCGGCACCCCGTTCGTCGCCGCTCCGGACGTGCTCAGGGCGATCTCCGGCGCCGGCACCCCGTACGACCTGGTGGTCCTCGACCTGCGGCTGCCCCGGCTGGTGCTCGCGGCCGTGGCCGGCGCGGCGTTCGGGGTGGCCGGCACGCTGATCCAGAGCGTGGCCCGCAACCCGCTGGCGAGCCCGGACGTCATCGGCATCACCCAGGGCGCCGGCCTCGCGGCCACGGTGGCCCTGACCAGCGGCGCCGCCGCCGTCCTGGTGGCGCCGAGCGCCCTGGTCGGCGGGCTGGTCGCCGCCGGCCTGCTGCTGGTGCTCGGCGCCCGGCACGGGCTGGCCGCCCAGCGCTTCGTGCTCGCCGGCGTGGCGGTGGCGTTCGCGCTGCGGGCGCTCACCGAGGTGGTCCTGCTCACCGCCGACCCGATCGACGGGCTGCGGGCGCAGATCTGGCTGATCGGCACCCTCGCCGGCAAGGGCTGGACGGAGACGGTGTGGATCACCGCCACGCTGGTCGCGCTCCTGCCGGTGCTGGCCTGGGCCGGGTGGGCGCTCAACAGCAGCGCCCTGGACGACGACACCGCCCGCGGCATCGGGCTGCGGCCGGTGGCCCGGCGGCTCGGGCTGGCCGGCACCGGCGTGCTGGTCGCCGCGATGGTCACCGCCCAGGTCGGCGCCGTCGACTTCGTCGCGCTGGTCGCCCCGCAACTGGCCCGCCGCCTGGTCCGCGCCGAGCGCCCGCCGCTGGTGTGCGCCGCGCTGCTGGGCGCGCTGCTGCTGGTGCTCGCCGACCTGGTCGGCCGGCGGCTGTTCGCGCCCACCCAGTTGCCGGCCGGGGTGCTGACCGCCGCCATCGGCGGCCCGTACCTCATGTTCCTGCTGCTGCGCGGCCGCCGGAGGTCGTCGTGA